The Ralstonia sp. RRA DNA segment GATTGCCGGCCTTCGCTACGCGAAACAGCGCCTCTGCGTACGGACGGGCAACGGTTGCGAGTTCTGCCATGATTACAGCTCAGCCTTGAGTTGATTGAGCAGATCAGCGTGGACCTGCGCATTGACTTCACGCTTGAGGATCTGCTCGGCACCCTTGACGGCCAGCGTGGCAACCTGGTCACGCAGCGACTCACGCGCGCGCACGGTTTGCTGCTCGGCTTCTGCCTTGGCTTGCGCGATGATGCGCGCGGCTTCGGCTTGGGCGTTTTGCTTGATCTCGTCGGCGCTCATCTGGGCACGCTTTTCAGCGTCCGCGATGCGCTGCGCGCCTTCATTGCGCGCTTCGGTCAGTGCCTGCTCGACCCGCTTGTTGGCCAGCTCCAGCTCAGCCTTGCCCTTATCGGCAGCGGCCAGGCCATCGGCAATTTTCTTTGCGCGTTCGTCGAGCGCCTTCACCAGGGGCGGCCAAATGAACTTGGCAACAACCCACCACAGGATGAAGAACACGACCATCTGCGCAACGAGTGTGGCGTTCAGGTTCATGGTGTGTTCCTTTCGGTATTGAGACTACGGATCAATGCACGAAGCGGCGAGGGTCACGCGTTGCGTTCACCCAGGCCGCCTCCGGCATCATGCAGACCGAAAAGAATTACTTGATGACCGACAGCAGCGGGTTGGCGAACGCGAACAGCATGGCCACACCAACGCCGATCAGGAATGCCGCGTCGATCAGGCCAGCCAGCAGGAACATCTTGGTTTGCAGCGGGTTCATCAGCTCAGGCTGACGTGCGCAGGCTTCGATGTACTTGCCGCCCATCAGTGCGATGCCGAGGCAGGCGCCGATAGCACCCAGGCCGATGATGATGCCGATACCGATGGCGGTCAGACCTTGGATGTTGGCGAGAAATGCTTGCATGATGACTCCCTTTTACGTGAAAGACTAAGAACTTAGGAACTTGAAAAAACCAAACGGAACCGGAGAACCTGAACCGCTACTTAGTGGTGATCATGTGCCTGGCCGATGTACACCAGCGTCAGCATCATGAAAATGAACGCCTGCAGCAGAACGATCAGGATGTGGAAGATCGCCCAGACTGCACCGGCCACCACGTGACCTACGAAACCCAGCGCCGAGAAATCAGCACCGAACGTCCAGATCGAGCCAAGCAGCGCGATCAGCAGGAACACCAGTTCGCCCGCGTACATGTTGCCGAACAACCGCATGCCCAGCGACACAGCCTTGGCGAGGAATTCAATGATGTTGAGGATCAGGTTGAACGGCGCGAGGTACCACTTGGCGCCGAACGGGGCGGAGAGCAGCTCGTGTGCGAAGCCGCCCGCACCCTTGATCTTGAAGCTGTAGTAGATCATCAGGATCAGCACAGCGAACGACATGCCGAAGGTGCCGTTCAGGTCAGCCGTGGCCACGGCGCGATGGTGCGGCACGTGCAGACCGAAGGAGCCCAGCAGATGGTTGACGCCGGTCACCCAATCCACCGGGATCAAGTCGACCGCGTTCATCAGCGTGACCCACACGAAGACCATCAGGGCCAGCGGAGCGATCCAGGAGCGATCGCCGTGGATGATGCCCTTGGCCTGGTCGTCGACCATCTCGACAACCAGTTCAACAAACGCTTGGAAACGGCCAGGAACGCCGGAGGTGACACGGCGCGCAGCCATGCCGAGGAAGATGATGCCGATGGCGCCCATCAACACGGACCAGAACATCGTGTCCCAGTTGATGACGGAGAAGTCGACGACCGACATCTGCTTGCCGCCGACGCTATTGAAATTCTGCAAATGCTCCGCGATATACGCGGAAGGCGTGAGAGCGTGCTCGGCGGCGTGGCCGGCGGCTTCTGCGACTTCAGTTGCCATGATGATTCAGTCCAATATTGCGAAACATTCTTCGTGACCCGTTCTTGCTCGCGCCCGATGCTCAACAGGTTTCCCTGGAGATCGCGGACTGCACGCAGCCGGAACGCGCCACCTTATTCTTGCGGAGTGTCAGTGCAATGAACCGGGCCTCTCCTGCCTCAGGTTCCTGCCGTCTTCCGACACCTTCCGTGCCTGCCGCAACGCTGCAGGCTGGGGTTCGTCCATCACCGCATCAACGCAGCGCGAGACCAACCCAGTACATCTTGAGCGCCAGGATCAAGGTGATCAGCAAAGGCGGCCAGTGCAGCCCCTTGAACATCACCACCACAATCACCAGCAGTGCGACCGTGCCGAGCACCTTGATCGCTTCGCCCACCACCAGACGGGCGATGGACTCGAACCCCATGGCCGTCGACAGTCGCATCGCGAACCATGCCGAAGGCACCACGCACACACCGCCCCCCAAGAGGGCCGACAACGCAGCTTGGCCTGCCGACGCAGCGCCTGTGCCCGCGAACCAGCTGCCGACATACCATCCGAGCGCACACAACAGTGTGATGGCCACCTGGCCGAGCACGATGGAGAAAGGCGTGATACGCGAAGCCCGCAGGGCCTGCTCGCCGAACATGGCAACCGCTTCGTCATGTGAGAGCACATGCACCGGCGGTTCCGCCTTCCCTGCGTCATCATCCCAATCGTCGTGCTCCGGAGCCTGCGCCGACGTGGGTCGGGCGGCTTCGAACGAAGCGTAAGAATCGGGCCGTTGCCGCGTGGCTGGCTGCATGGAAGAATGGTCTTTCATCATGCCGCACCGCTTTGGGTCAGGCGGATTTAAAACCGCACGATTCTACGGGACATGGCGTTCACCAGTCAACGCGCAAGCGAACGGTCGTGCGGGCGCCTTCGACAGCACTCGGAGCGGCTGCGTTCCACGCTCCATACGCAATGAAGTGCTGCTGCCAGGGCACCGAATCCGCCTAATGAAGCGGTGCCTGGGTGATTCCATGATGGTATTGCCCGCGCACAGCGTCGATGACGTGCGAGGTAATCGCACTGATTCGGTGCCGGCGAATGCCCGCAAATGACGCAGCGGCGTGGGTTACGCCAACTGCGTCAAACTGTCGCAGCCATACAACTCAGGCAGCCTCTTCGTCACCGTCTGGACGCAGGCGCGCCAGCAAACCGTCAAACTCATCGAGGCTGCTGAACTGGACGGTCAATTGGCCACGGCCCTTGGCCGCCAGCTTGATCTGCACACCCAGGCCCAGCTGGTCCGCCAGTTCTTCTTCCAGGCGAGCGACGTCGCGCCCCCCTTGATGTGCGCCCTTCTGCTTGAGCGACTTCAACTCGAACGGCTTGAGCGTCAAGGCCACCAGCTTTTCCGTCTCGCGCACTGACAGGCGCTTGTTGACGATCTGGTTGGCCAACAGGATTTGTGTCGCACTGTCGACTGCCAGCAGCGCACGGGCGTGGCCCATGTCGATGTCGCCGGCCATCAACATCGTCTGCACAGGCTGGGCGAGATTCAACAGGCGCAATAGGTTCGACACCGCGCTGCGCGAGCGGCCCACCGATTCTGCCGCCTGCTCGTGCGTGAACTGGAATTCACGCACCAGACGCGCGATGCCCTGCGCTTCTTCCAGCGGGTTGAGGTCTTCACGCTGGATGTTCTCGATGAGCGCCATGGCGGCGGCCGATTCGTCCGGCACGTCCTTCACGAGCACCGGCACTTCGGTCAGACCGGCCAAGCGCGAAGCGCGGAAGCGGCGCTCACCCGCGATGATTTCGTACTTGGGCTGCGGGCCGTCGGACGCGATCTTGCGCACCAGGATCGGCTGCATCAGGCCTTGCGCGCGAATGCTCGCGGCCAGCTCCTGCAGCGCACCTTCGTCCATGCGCGTGCGTGGCTGGTACTTGCCGGGCTGCATCTGCTCGAGCTTCAGCACTGTCGGCGCGCCCTCCTGCTTGGCGGTCTCGACAATCTCGGCGGGACTGCCCAGCAGCGCTTCGAGGCCGCGGCCCAGTCCCTTTTTCTTCATCGTGCTCATGGTGTTCCTCGTTGCGCTCAGGCCGGCATGTCGGCCATCTGCCGCACGCGCGCGATCATCTCGGCGCCGAAATCCAGGTAGGCCTTGGCGCCCTTCGACGCAGGGTCGAACGCCACGCCCGGCATGCCATACGACGGCGCCTCGGCCAGGCGCACGTTGCGCGGGATCAGCGTCTTGAAGACCTTGTCGCCAAAGTGCGACTCGAGTTGCGCCGATACCTGCTGCTGCAGCGTCACACGCGGGTCGAACATCACGCGCAGCAGACCGATCACCTTAAGGTCGCGGTTCAGGTTGGCGTGCACCTGCTTGATGGTGTTAACCAGATCCGACAACCCTTCGAGTGCGAAGTACTCGCACTGCATCGGCACGACCACGCCGTGCGCTGCGCACAGGCCGTTGAGCGTGAGCAGCGACAGCGACGGCGGGCAATCGATCAGGACGAAGTCGTAGTCGGCATCGACCTCAGCCAATGCGAGCTTGAGGCGATTTTCGCGATGCTCCAGGTCGACCAGTTCGACTTCGGCGCCGGCCAGGTCGCGGTTGGCGGGCAGCACGTCATAGCGGCCGGCTTCCGAGCGCTGACGCGCCTGCGGAATCGTCGCCAGACCCACGAGCACCTGGTACACGCTGAATTCGAGCGTGTGCTTGTCGATACCCGAGCCCATCGAGGCGTTGCCCTGCGGGTCCAAATCGACCAGCAGCACGCGCTGCCCCTGCGCGGCCAGCCCCGCCGCGAGATTCACCGTGGTGGTGGTCTTGCCGACCCCACCCTTCTGGTTGGCGATCACGAAAATATTCGACATGACTCCTCTGCGGTGAATGACTCACGCCGACGGCGCAAGGATGACCAAGTGACGCTCGGCCGGCAGCCCCGGCACGGTCAGGCGTTCGATGGCTTCGACAGTCCAGCCGGCGGGCAGACGCTCGATTTCGGTGTCCGGGCGCACGCCTTTCATGGCAACCATGCGGCCACCCGGGGCCAGCAAGTGACCGGCGAGATTCACGAAATCGACCAGTTCAGCAAACGCGCGCGAAGTGATGACGCCGTAGCCGGTGGTATCGGCCAGTTTTTCCACGTGGCCCCAGTGCGACTGGGCGTTGGTCAGGCCAAGCTCGGCACGGCACTGCGTCAGGAAGGCGGTCTTCTTCTGCACGATGTCGACCATCGTGACGCTCACATCTGGGAAAGCGATGGCGAGCGGGATACCCGGCAAGCCGCCGCCTGAGCCGACATCCAGTACGCGCGGCGCATCAGGCTGCGCGCGGCGCGCCAACTCGGCAATGCGCGACACGGCCGACAGCGAATCCAGCAGGTGATGCGTGAGCATGTCGCCCGCATCGCGGATGGCGGTCAGGTTATAGACGCGGTTCCATTTGGCAAGCAGCCCCTGGTACGCCAGCAGGCGATCCACTTGGGCTTCGTCCAGCGACAGGCCGAGCGCACGGGCACCCGCCTCCAATTCCGATCGAGCGTCGGTCAATGCATTTGCCATCAAGCGGCCTCGCCTTCTGCGCCGGCGCGGGGGCCAACTTGGCCGCGCAGCACGCCCTTCTTCAGATGCACCAGCAGCAGCGACACCGCTGCCGGCGTGATGCCGGAGATACGCGACGCCTGCCCGATGGTCTCGGGCTTGTGCTTGGCCAGCTTCTGCTGCACTTCGATCGACAAGCCGCGCACCTGCGAGTAGTCGAAATCGGCGGGCAAGCGGGTGTTCTCGTTGGCGCCCAGGCGCTCCACTTCATCGGCCTGGCGGGCGATGTAGCCGTGGTATTTGATGCCAATCTCAACTTGCTCGCGGATTTGCTCGGCCAGCAGCGGGTCCTCCGCAAACGGGCCTTCTGGCGCGTACTTGCCGCCCTGCATGCCCATCAGCGATTCATACGTCACGTTCGGGCGACGCAGCAGGTCGGACAGCGAATACTCGCGCTCGATACCCTTCCCCAGCAC contains these protein-coding regions:
- a CDS encoding F0F1 ATP synthase subunit B, producing the protein MNLNATLVAQMVVFFILWWVVAKFIWPPLVKALDERAKKIADGLAAADKGKAELELANKRVEQALTEARNEGAQRIADAEKRAQMSADEIKQNAQAEAARIIAQAKAEAEQQTVRARESLRDQVATLAVKGAEQILKREVNAQVHADLLNQLKAEL
- the atpE gene encoding F0F1 ATP synthase subunit C — protein: MQAFLANIQGLTAIGIGIIIGLGAIGACLGIALMGGKYIEACARQPELMNPLQTKMFLLAGLIDAAFLIGVGVAMLFAFANPLLSVIK
- the atpB gene encoding F0F1 ATP synthase subunit A, whose amino-acid sequence is MATEVAEAAGHAAEHALTPSAYIAEHLQNFNSVGGKQMSVVDFSVINWDTMFWSVLMGAIGIIFLGMAARRVTSGVPGRFQAFVELVVEMVDDQAKGIIHGDRSWIAPLALMVFVWVTLMNAVDLIPVDWVTGVNHLLGSFGLHVPHHRAVATADLNGTFGMSFAVLILMIYYSFKIKGAGGFAHELLSAPFGAKWYLAPFNLILNIIEFLAKAVSLGMRLFGNMYAGELVFLLIALLGSIWTFGADFSALGFVGHVVAGAVWAIFHILIVLLQAFIFMMLTLVYIGQAHDHH
- a CDS encoding ATP synthase subunit I translates to MQPATRQRPDSYASFEAARPTSAQAPEHDDWDDDAGKAEPPVHVLSHDEAVAMFGEQALRASRITPFSIVLGQVAITLLCALGWYVGSWFAGTGAASAGQAALSALLGGGVCVVPSAWFAMRLSTAMGFESIARLVVGEAIKVLGTVALLVIVVVMFKGLHWPPLLITLILALKMYWVGLALR
- a CDS encoding ParB/RepB/Spo0J family partition protein; protein product: MSTMKKKGLGRGLEALLGSPAEIVETAKQEGAPTVLKLEQMQPGKYQPRTRMDEGALQELAASIRAQGLMQPILVRKIASDGPQPKYEIIAGERRFRASRLAGLTEVPVLVKDVPDESAAAMALIENIQREDLNPLEEAQGIARLVREFQFTHEQAAESVGRSRSAVSNLLRLLNLAQPVQTMLMAGDIDMGHARALLAVDSATQILLANQIVNKRLSVRETEKLVALTLKPFELKSLKQKGAHQGGRDVARLEEELADQLGLGVQIKLAAKGRGQLTVQFSSLDEFDGLLARLRPDGDEEAA
- a CDS encoding ParA family protein; translation: MSNIFVIANQKGGVGKTTTTVNLAAGLAAQGQRVLLVDLDPQGNASMGSGIDKHTLEFSVYQVLVGLATIPQARQRSEAGRYDVLPANRDLAGAEVELVDLEHRENRLKLALAEVDADYDFVLIDCPPSLSLLTLNGLCAAHGVVVPMQCEYFALEGLSDLVNTIKQVHANLNRDLKVIGLLRVMFDPRVTLQQQVSAQLESHFGDKVFKTLIPRNVRLAEAPSYGMPGVAFDPASKGAKAYLDFGAEMIARVRQMADMPA
- the rsmG gene encoding 16S rRNA (guanine(527)-N(7))-methyltransferase RsmG; translation: MANALTDARSELEAGARALGLSLDEAQVDRLLAYQGLLAKWNRVYNLTAIRDAGDMLTHHLLDSLSAVSRIAELARRAQPDAPRVLDVGSGGGLPGIPLAIAFPDVSVTMVDIVQKKTAFLTQCRAELGLTNAQSHWGHVEKLADTTGYGVITSRAFAELVDFVNLAGHLLAPGGRMVAMKGVRPDTEIERLPAGWTVEAIERLTVPGLPAERHLVILAPSA